A part of Haemorhous mexicanus isolate bHaeMex1 chromosome 25, bHaeMex1.pri, whole genome shotgun sequence genomic DNA contains:
- the LMOD1 gene encoding leiomodin-1, whose translation MSKVAKYRRQVSEDPDIDNLLSTLSPEEMEELEKELDVVDADGSIPMERSQTNQSENSLPGPQNCDTALSHHDKDTRRLLQREHSVDESRSSKNKGDKTQEEKGKESPSKELAQKQDAKVGKDSKKEESVQKTDLKGKAETETKSKENKAMNDKVKAMEKKLMGKDKKEEENGSVLKKDTGKNKKEEEKSSELKKDAGEDKKEEENSSCFKKEDAGKDKKEEEKVSAAKEETEMEKKQEEKDSASKDTGKDKKEEKSSESKKQAEKDTRGEGKKENYKKAEEKASAVKKTTADENDKSQTEAEKAEKVEDKQKAKAATGSSPSSSSSADQAKDDEASSIFDELIEKVKNNDAEVTEVNVNNSDCINNETLVRFTEALEFNTVVKVFALANTRADDHVAFAIAIMLKSNKVLTSINLDSNHITGKGILAIFRALLQNNTLTELRFHNQRHICGGKTEMEIAKLLKENTTLLKLGYHFELAGPRMTVTNLLSRNMDRQRQKRLQEQKLAQERGEKKDLLEVPKPGALTKESPKASPQPSPKASPKSSPKKGGAPTMPPPPPPPLAPPLMINENLKNSLSPATQRKLGDRALPVQEKNSRDQLLAAIRSSNLKQLKKVELPKLLQ comes from the exons ATGTCCAAAGTGGCCAAATACCGGCGACAAGTTAGTGAAGATCCAGATATAGACAATTTATTGTCCACTTTGTCTccagaggagatggaggagctggaaaaggagctggatGTGGTGGATGCGGACGGGAGCATCCCTATGGAGCGCAGTCAGACAAACCAATCAGAAAACTCCTTACCTGGCCCACAAAACTGTGACACGGCGCTCAGCCACCACGACAAGGACAccaggaggctcctgcagcGGGAGCACTCGGTAGAC GAAAGCAGGTCAAGCAAGAATAAGGGAGACAAAactcaagaagaaaaaggaaaagaatctcCTTCCAAAGAACTGGCCCAGAAACAAGATGCTAAAGTGGGGAAAGACtctaaaaaggaagaaagtgtTCAGAAAACAGACCTGAAAGGTAAAGCTGAGACTGAGACCAAGAGCAAAGAGAACAAAGCTATGAATGATAAAGTCAAGGCCATGGAAAAAAAGCTGATGGGGAAGgacaagaaggaggaagaaaatggtTCAGTGTTGAAGAAGGACACAGGGAAGaacaaaaaggaggaagagaagagctCAGAGCTGAAGAAAGATGCAGGGGAggataaaaaggaagaagagaacaGCTCGTGTTTTAAAAAGGAGGATGCAGGGAAggataaaaaggaagaagagaaggtctcagcagcaaaggaggagacagagatggaaaaaaagcaagaagaaaaggattCAGCATCAAAGGACACAGGGAAGgacaaaaaggaggagaagagtTCAGAATCAAagaaacaggcagaaaaagaCACAAGAGGGgaaggtaaaaaagaaaattataaaaaagcagaggaaaaggcttcagctgtgaaaaaaaCCACGGCAGATGAGAATGATAAATCCCagacagaagcagaaaaggcagaaaaggtgGAGGACAAACAGAAGGCCAAGGCAGCAACTGGGAGCAGcccttcctccagcagctctgcagatcAAGCCAAGGACGATGAAGCCTCCAGCATCTTTGATGAGCTCATTGAGAAGGTGAAGAACAACGACGCTGAGGTGACCGAGGTCAATGTGAACAACTCCGACTGCATCAACAACGAGACCCTGGTGCGCTTCACCGAGGCCCTGGAGTTCAACACTGTGGTCAAGGTGTTTGCCCTGGCAAACACCCGTGCTGATGACCACGTGGCCTTTGCCATTGCCATAATGCTCAAGTCCAACAAGGTACTGACAAGCATCAACTTGGACTCCAACCACATCACAGGCAAGGGTATCCTGGCCATTTTCCGGGCCCTGTTGCAGAACAACACACTGACAGAGCTACGTTTCCACAACCAGCGGCACATCTGTGgggggaaaacagaaatggaGATTGCCAAGCTTCTGAAAGAGAACACCACACTTCTGAAGCTGGGTTACCACTTCGAGCTGGCTGGGCCACGCATGACTGTCACTAACCTGCTGAGCCGAAACATGGACAGGCAGAGGCAGAAACGCCTCCAGGAGCAGAAACTGGCACAGGAACGGGGGGAGAAGAAAGACCTCCTGGAGGTGCCCAAGCCTGGAGCACTGACGAAGGAGTCCCCCAAGGCATCCCCACAGCCATCCCCCAAGGCTTCCCCCAAAAGTTCTCCCAAGAAAGGAGGGGCACCCACCATGCcacccccacctcctcctccacttGCCCCACCACTGATGATCAACGAGAACCTGAAGAACTCACTCTCGCCAGCCACACAGAGGAAGTTGGGAGACCGGGCGCTGCCAGTCCAGGAGAAGAACTCTCGAgaccagctcctggcagccatTCGCTCCAGCAACCTCAAACAGCTCAAGAAG GTGGAATTGCCGAAGCTGCTGCAATAG
- the LOC132338193 gene encoding myb-related transcription factor, partner of profilin-like isoform X2 has protein sequence MAAAGGGGARRGLLKRKPNFTLQELEVLMSEVLRYEPLLFGAAAGTVNAYEKQKIWWRITHKVNAAGRHQRDIGEVKNRWRGLRRRAGDKISRHRLERQGPAGRAAARNGNTGSTGNNGSNGNGAAEPGPGPAPAPVWGPRGAAGTDPPMRSAEGSAQHGVKEEPVKEEPLEVKTEPFHRPAADGVPGRRSDCRRPRTGISRPNELCEGWSRSPPRSAPTELSLGDLRGQQEPLGSDFPSLLLEQEAEQLSHCGAGEAGPPGGLDGTPECPQLSLVQSNERLVQEMRAFRREYAESRRETTAVLRGIAQALSGLNRSLAEIRDIYLRERGVPKS, from the exons atggcggcggcgggcggcggcggggcgcggcgggggctGCTGAAGCGGAAGCCGAACTTCacgctgcaggagctggaggtgcttATGAGCGAAGTGCTCCGGTACGAGCCGCTGCTGTTCGGCGCCGCCGCTGGTACCGTGAACGCGTACGAGAAGCAGAAGATCTGGTGGCGGATCACGCACAAGGTGAACGCCGCCGGCCGCCACCAGCGCGACATCGGCGAGGTGAAGAACCGCTGGCGGGGGCTACGCCGCCGCGCCGGGGACAAGATCAGCCGGCACCGGCTGGAGCGGCAGGGCCCGGCCGGCAGGGCCGCCGCCAGAAACGGGAACACCGGGAGCACCGGGAATAACGGGAGCAACGGGAACGGCGCGGccgagcccggcccggggcccgcccccgcccccgtCTGGGGTCCTCGCGGCGCCGCCGGAACTGACCCTCCGATGCGCAGCGCCGAGGGGTCGGCACAGCACG GTGTCAAGGAGGAGCCGGTAAAGGAGGAGCCTTTGGAGGTGAAGACTGAGCCCTTCCACCGCCCCGCTGCCGACGGCGTTCCCGGCCGCCGCTCAGACTGTCGGCGGCCCCGCACCGGCATCAGCCGGCCAAACGAGCTGTGCGAGGGCTGGAGCCGGAGCCCCCCGCGCTCTGCACCCACCGAACTCTCCCTCGGCGACCTCCGCGGGCAGCAGGAGCCGCTGGGCTCCGACTTCCCGAGTCTGCTATTGGAGCAGGAGGCCGAGCAGCTCAGTCACTGCGGCGCGGGAGAGGCGGGGCCCCCCGGGGGGCTGGACGGGACCCCCGAGtgcccccagctcagcctcGTGCAGTCCAATGAGCGGCTGGTGCAGGAGATGCGGGCGTTCCGCCGGGAATACGCCGAGAGCCGTCGGGAGACCACGGCCGTGCTGCGCGGCATCGCCCAGGCGCTGAGCGGGCTCAATCGCAGCCTGGCCGAAATCCGTGACATCTACCTCCGGGAGcggggggtccccaaatcctga
- the LOC132338193 gene encoding myb-related transcription factor, partner of profilin-like isoform X1: MAAAGGGGARRGLLKRKPNFTLQELEVLMSEVLRYEPLLFGAAAGTVNAYEKQKIWWRITHKVNAAGRHQRDIGEVKNRWRGLRRRAGDKISRHRLERQGPAGRAAARNGNTGSTGNNGSNGNGAAEPGPGPAPAPVWGPRGAAGTDPPMRSAEGSAQHGECVKEEPVKEEPLEVKTEPFHRPAADGVPGRRSDCRRPRTGISRPNELCEGWSRSPPRSAPTELSLGDLRGQQEPLGSDFPSLLLEQEAEQLSHCGAGEAGPPGGLDGTPECPQLSLVQSNERLVQEMRAFRREYAESRRETTAVLRGIAQALSGLNRSLAEIRDIYLRERGVPKS; this comes from the exons atggcggcggcgggcggcggcggggcgcggcgggggctGCTGAAGCGGAAGCCGAACTTCacgctgcaggagctggaggtgcttATGAGCGAAGTGCTCCGGTACGAGCCGCTGCTGTTCGGCGCCGCCGCTGGTACCGTGAACGCGTACGAGAAGCAGAAGATCTGGTGGCGGATCACGCACAAGGTGAACGCCGCCGGCCGCCACCAGCGCGACATCGGCGAGGTGAAGAACCGCTGGCGGGGGCTACGCCGCCGCGCCGGGGACAAGATCAGCCGGCACCGGCTGGAGCGGCAGGGCCCGGCCGGCAGGGCCGCCGCCAGAAACGGGAACACCGGGAGCACCGGGAATAACGGGAGCAACGGGAACGGCGCGGccgagcccggcccggggcccgcccccgcccccgtCTGGGGTCCTCGCGGCGCCGCCGGAACTGACCCTCCGATGCGCAGCGCCGAGGGGTCGGCACAGCACGGTGAAT GTGTCAAGGAGGAGCCGGTAAAGGAGGAGCCTTTGGAGGTGAAGACTGAGCCCTTCCACCGCCCCGCTGCCGACGGCGTTCCCGGCCGCCGCTCAGACTGTCGGCGGCCCCGCACCGGCATCAGCCGGCCAAACGAGCTGTGCGAGGGCTGGAGCCGGAGCCCCCCGCGCTCTGCACCCACCGAACTCTCCCTCGGCGACCTCCGCGGGCAGCAGGAGCCGCTGGGCTCCGACTTCCCGAGTCTGCTATTGGAGCAGGAGGCCGAGCAGCTCAGTCACTGCGGCGCGGGAGAGGCGGGGCCCCCCGGGGGGCTGGACGGGACCCCCGAGtgcccccagctcagcctcGTGCAGTCCAATGAGCGGCTGGTGCAGGAGATGCGGGCGTTCCGCCGGGAATACGCCGAGAGCCGTCGGGAGACCACGGCCGTGCTGCGCGGCATCGCCCAGGCGCTGAGCGGGCTCAATCGCAGCCTGGCCGAAATCCGTGACATCTACCTCCGGGAGcggggggtccccaaatcctga
- the SHISA4 gene encoding protein shisa-4 gives MGPGGSGSGWPLAGTLLVAVAASMVSGGEDCLWYVDRNGSWHPGFDCEFFTFCCGTCHQRYCCRDPLRLITERQQRHCLAFSPKTIAGIASAVVLFIAIVTTIVCCFMCSCCYLYQRQQHHRTPLQGPEIPLSSYHPAAPPAPFPVDPKAGPTPPQPGFTPMAMYPPPGPATQYPMYPSGPPVYNPTAPPPYAPAQPSYPGA, from the exons ATGGGGCCCGGCGGCTCCGGGAGTGGCTGGCCCCTGGCCGGGACCCTGCTGGTGGCCGTGGCCGCCTCGATGG TGTCCGGGGGCGAAGACTGCCTGTGGTACGTGGACAGAAACGGGTCATGGCACCCTGGCTTCGACTGCGAGTTCTTCACCTTCTGCTGTGGCACGTGCCACCAGCGGTACTGTTGCCGAGACCCTCTGCGCCTGATCACCGAGCGCCAGCAGCGCCACTGCCTTGCCTTcag CCCCAAGACCATCGCGGGCATCGCCTCAGCCGTGGTGCTTTTCATCGCCATCGTCACCACCATCGTCTGCTGCTTcatgtgctcctgctgctaCTTGTACCAGCGCCAGCAGCACCACCGAACGCCCCTCCAAG GCCCGGAAATTCCCCTGTCCAGCTaccaccctgcagctcctccagctcccttcCCCGTGGACCCCAAAGCCGGCCCTAcacctccccagcctggcttcacCCCCATGGCCATGTACCCCCCTCCCGGCCCTGCCACCCAGTACCCCATGTACCCCTCCGGCCCCCCTGTCTACAACCCTACAG CACCACCACCCTACGCCCCGGCACAACCCAGCTACCCTGGAGCATGA